TAACAGGTAATGGACACCCCTGGACTTCACGATACAGAAGTGGGAGACAAAGTTATCTCGGAGCGAATCACAAGATCTTTGTTTGCCGTGCATCCGGGTCCTCATGCCATTCTTCTTTGTTTGTCGTGCGATGCACGATTTAATGATGAAGAACTCAAAGTAAGCAAGATGATGTTGTGTTCACAATTGCGTTCATACAGAACAGGGACAATAAAATAAAGTATTAACCAGAGGGGGTAGAGtttgggagagagagtgagacagataGGTACatagatggatagatagatagatagatagatagatagatagaaagacagacagacagacagacagacatacaaacagactgacagacagacagacagacagacaaagagagagagagagagagagagagagagagagagagagagagagatatgctgctgctgctgctgctagtattgatgatgatagtgatgaagatgatgaaacTATGGAGATCGAGATTTAAGGCTGCGCTTTTTCTTACAACCTGTGCTGACATCGAATACAGACGTCAAATGAGTGACATCAAGAAATGattaacaaataaaacaacaagcACAAAGCAAGcaaataaaccacaaaacaaacaaagcgaAAGCATTTGGCAAAGAGGGACAGAGAACCattgcacacagacacagacacgcattGTTAGCAGGTGGTATCAACATTAAGACCACAGAATAATTGACAAAAGAATATACCAATTGCATCTTTCTGTGCCAGGTCTTCAACGCACTCAACAAAATCTTCGGAGAAAGGATGAAGTCATATCTGATACTCGTCTTTACCAAATTCGACGTGTTTAAAGAGGACAGATTGGCCTTTGAGCAACAGGTATGGACCAAAGCTAGGTCTCAGCAAAGGTTTATTGAATATGTGTGATAATGTACCTGTCTACTAGCAATTTTTCACGAGGTAATACGATTAACATAATGCAACTAAGTAAAAGAATGACAGGCTGTACAAAAATGAAAGGTACCGGCGTCGATTGTTCAACCCAATATATACTGTTTCTAAAAGAAAACCAAATGAATGATATCATCATGCACTTTTTGAGACGATGTAGAGGTTGTAGTTATTTTGTGAATGAGTCGGCCTTACCGTGATGTTTTTGTAATGATGCCCAACAACTGAAgtgttttttctctcataaAACTCTGTTGGGACCTATACTATTTTAACTAAAGACTTTTAAaaccaaacaagaaaaaaacaaaaatgaacaaaTTGAAAATGAGTTGTGATTGTCTTCAAAGGATGCGATGATGATGTCAGCCAGGTAAACCAAACCACAGAGCAAAAGTAGACAGACAAGTGTGTATTATTCATGTTAAGAGTCTAGCTCATATTGATTGAAAAAACGGTTAATCACTCTGTTCCGTTCTGTTTTTTTCCAGCTGTCCAACAGTGCACATCTGAGAGATGTTCTGGCGCAGGTTCATAACCGCTACGTCCTCTTCGACAACAGAGAAGAACTGAGCCCCTACAAGAAGAGCAACCAGGTGGATCAACTGCTTGCCAAGGTACAGGAATTGGTCAGCAAGAACGGACGTCATTTCGAGCACGATCTTGCTTGGGAATTGATCAAGTCCATGAACGTGTTGAAGCGGATTGAGATGAGGAAGACACCTAATCCAGATATTGAAGTACATGCGCATACCGATCTGGAACACCACGCAGCTCAAGAGCCAAAAGCCAAGCACGAGTGGAGAGGACCTCGTGCCCGTAAATTACAGTTTAATTTAGTGGAAGTGGACACAAGTTCTATGTCTAGCTCAACAGGTAATCTGTCTCAAGGGAATCTGGACACCATGGACGGACACGTATACTCCTCCCAGGAGTGCGAAGCTTCTCAGGCACCAGTCAACGCACCCACATCTATATTGAGAAAAACCACTGCACAGAACAAACCAAGAGTACGTTTTAATAGCGTTGTAGGAGAGGAAGAATATCAGACAAGACTTACTGGTCTAAGTGGTCACAGCATTGATGCTGAGCCCTTGTGTCCTAGCAAGGAGCTCAAAGATGCTGAAACGAATGACAACATGCCAAGATCGACTGAGAATCCTGTAAGAAACTTACCAAGGAGACGTTTAAGCTGGGCTCCAGGTGATGGGATCGACTTTGCCAAGTTACCATCTAAAAGCATTATGCAACTGAAAGATTCAAAGCAAGTCGCTAACAGGTTAAAGCAATTCGAAGCAATTGCTAAGCAGGCCAAGCAGGCCACTCTGACATCAGAAGATATCGCCTCAAAATTCAAGATGAAACCACGTCGAGCTGACTCGTTCACACGTTCTGTGAGTGCAGAAAATAAGGACAGACCCACACTCGTAGGCAGGGTTCGAGAGCCAGGAGACATAGGACTGCGGACTACGAAGTATTTCTACAAACGTGAGGGAGACATTCGACTTGAGGAACAGGACTGGGCTCAGAGAAAACCATCGGAAACACCATCATCTCTGGCTACAGCACACGACCAGGGCTTGAACGACGAAAGCACTCCACCTGAACCCCAAAAGCCTCAAGAACAGTCTGAAAGAAAAGTTCCGGAAGTCCCGTCATATCCTCCCATACCACAAGcccgccacacacaagacctAAGACCCGAGCCAAACAAGCCTCCAGATTCGCCTGGAAGAAAAGTCCTTGAAACAATTTCAGATCCATTAATAACACAAGCTTGTGACAACCGAGACCTAAGCACTCAACTTGAATCAAGAGGTCCAAATGACAGATTTGACAGAAACCCTAAAGGGACCGTGTTAACGCCAGCAATAGCACAAGACCTCAAAACTCGTCGGATAAACACTCGATTTGAGACAACAGAATCTCAAGACACACCTGAACGAGAATCTTGTAAAGCAGAAGCTGCGGATCACGGCAGCTTTTCTCCATCAGAAGAATCACAGCACGAAACAACGCCGTACTCAGGACAGTCAGAAATGTCACAGCAGGAATCGCCCTCAAGCCCGCAGCATTCAAGTAACCTTGGGTCCCTGTTTCAACAGTTTGGGTTCACTAGAGGCGCAAAACAAGGATATGTACCAGAGATAAAGCTATCTGAGAGACAGCAAAAGATGCTAGAAGACCGTCTGAAAGAGAGAATAGCACAGGGCACTGCTGGTTCAAATGAAGAACAAGTAGAACAAAGTCTGAAAGAGAGAATAGCACAGGGCACGGCTGGTTTAAATCAAGAACAAGTAGAACAAAGTCTGAAAGAGAGAATAGCACAGGGCACTGCTGGTTCAAATGAAGAACAAGTAGAACAAAGTCTGAAAGAGAGAATAGCACAGGGCACGGCTGGTTTAAATCAAGAACAAGTAGAAGAGATAGAGAAAACCACGAGCATCATAGATAAGGCTGTTGAGGATGGACTGAACAAGTTCCTACTTAGGAATATGAATAATTGCAGCCTGATGTGAtctgaaagaaagaaacaacataCCAAAACTCAGACCAAATATACACGAAAGCGCCAAATCTGCCGTAATATATAACAATGGACGAGTCTGTCAAAGACTGCATGCACCTACAGACACTCTGAAATCGTTATTGCTTcaaatattacccaatattgacggactgtgtgatgatatcttctgctatggtctgttgagacagtgatatcaaaatcgagaccggaggtcgagattttgatatcactgtcgaaacagaccaatagcagaagatatcatcacacagtcagtcaatgttagatatattgctaattctctggacattttgtatttactgtaaagaaattacaaaagtatttgtctcagttttggctgttccatatccctccctctgattattatttctttttgttcactcttttcttgtacttttcagtattttaaaatgtctttcctttcaaaaagtctttagtcacttgctcaactaaattctgggataattacattttcatatatatttgtttgtttttaaatttaggtgtttttgtttttgaagtggggaagcaataaagaggtcgtcgatatcaaaactgatatcgacggaaatgtcgtcgatatcacttttgcactgagctcagttttgcccaattgaccaatggaaatccacgtaacatatgaaatagcaatattccaCCATGTTAGTGGAGCGAATGCAATGTTTGTCTCTGTTACATGATGGCACTGTTGTTGTTAACACTGATGAGCTGTCTGTATTTTAATTTCACTTTCTTCACACTGTTGAAGAGACTCCCACACGAAAGCACTCCACCTGAACCCCAAAAGCCTCAAGAACTGTAGTTGTTCATTTGTAATCTTCAACGGAGGACGCCTGGACTGTTCCACGAGATAACACATCGTTCGATTCTTTACTTGAGTAAATGCTAATAAATTGTTGTCGTATTACCTAACCTTACTTTTTTGCTCTTGTACCAATAAGTACCCTCATCTCTTGAAACACATGTTTTAGGCCTGCTGCAAAAGGGTTAAAGCTGAAGTCCACCCCTGAGAACAGGAAGTAGAATTAAAGTTGGACACTTGCTCAATTGTATCCAAGCAATCGCCCAAAAGGTAGACATAATATAAAAACAGGtaatcccccccaaaaaaccaacaTTCTTTTAAATGTTACTAATTTAGTCAGTGGTGtttcttgtgaaaaaaaatgaaactcAAGATTCATATAAATATTAATTAATAAGGGCTTACCGCTTCCTTTCCTTTTTATTTATAACCTTAGCAATGCTTGAACTTGCATAAAAAGTATCTTTTAAAAACCCGAGGTCACTTTTAAGTACTGTTTCGCAGGCGTACATTTGAAGCATATTTGTTGCCAAAAAGGGTAGGGGTAATGGATAGTAGAACAAGAAGCAACACAGTTCAAAACACAGTCCTTTAATTAAGGGATATTAAAATTTTTCTGCTGTTTAATgtataccttaccttaccttagaCGCAACAAGGTTGTATAATGTCTTATCCCATTTACACGTTTAATTCCATGTTTTTATGTGTTCATGCTTGCAATTTGTCTTCAAAGGTGGGTACAAAGTTGTCGATTTTTGAATTTACCAGTAATTTAACTGTGTCTTTTGCTCTATTTTGTTCCTCACTCAAGCCTTCCAGGTGTGGTGATTTGATCTTTGATTTGTTTACATATCCACAATAGAGTCGTAGTTAATTCCTCAGTAGTGTTTTTGTTAAAGCATATTATACCTCACGGTCATGTTTAAGTCGTTAACTTAGAAATGTACAAGTTAAGTCCTATCTTTTTGTTGTAACTTCCTTGTCACTCCTTGAActcacataaacaaaaatcaatTTTTAAAGGGGTAGACTCGAGCCTCCAGCATTACTTCGGTTTTGCCTCGAAGTACCTTCTTTTCGTTTTAGAACATCTGGAAAACACTTGCTCGTTTTTGGGCATGTTCCCAAGTGGAAGgaaacgtttttttcatgtaaaagcctgaagagaTCTGAAGTGATGAACACTATCATTTGCCTTAGAAGGAATGCATCTTTAAAAGAACATTCTGTGCGttgattttattatttttaggTATTTGCAAGTTCGGCAAAACACCTCAGCACTCTGTAGTTCCATTATCTTTTACAATTTTACATAAAGTCGTTTGATTTAGTTTTTACCTAGTCCctttatgattttttttgggTGATTGTAACAATGAATTTCATCTATATTTGATCATATTCGTAACTCATCATAGTGTAATACTACTCTTATTGTATGATCATCATTGTCAAAATATCCTATTTGGACTTGATTATGGCAACAGATTACGATGTAATAAGTTAATTTTGTTACCATTACAGTTTAACCTCGtgtgattggttgtaaaatgagGACATTGTTGAAAGCAGAATCGTTTCCAATAACTGAATATTTTATATCATCATATCTTTTCTCTCTATGTCCATGTCTTTTGCTGTGAAAGTGTACGTagtatgcttgtgtgtgtgtgtgtctgtgtgcgtgtgtgtgtgtgtgtatgtgtgtgtgtgggtgtgtgtttgtttgtgtgtgtgtttgtgtgtgtgtgggtgtgtgtgtgtgtgtctgtgtctgtgtctgtgtctgtgtgtatgtgatgttTTATATTTTTGTAGACAACGTTTGTCGTCTTACTAGGAATGGCATGAAATAAATCTAAAAGCTTGTGTTGCAGTTACATTTATTTGTACTTGAGCAGATTTCTATTGCTTTTGTTTCTtctaatttgttgttgttgttgctttagcAAGTATTTCTTTAGTAAGTAGTAAAAGGTATCCTTCACATTATTATTACAGTAAATACTACCCATGAAACGAAACTTAACATATGCAATTTTGCGTTGGTTTTGCTATAATGCGagatttgttttgtcataagATATTGCTTATTCCATGGACACGATATACAATTGACTGTCACGAATGATGAGCTCCCATCAATGACACCAATCAAAACATTGGTAGAAAGAAGAATAAAATCCCTGTAAAAGGCTTTTACAAAAGGGTAGGGTTTGTTCGGCTACTCTGCCCAGCAAAGATGCTAAAAGACATTACGTGTGATGGGAGTGTCTTTAACAAAAGAAAGGAGTTTCATTCTTATTTCAATCATATGAATTTCTAGCACGGACTCTATTTAATCCAGAAGATCTTCTCAGGAGACGCTtgtcccaccccccccccccccaccaaaaaaaggtgattaaaaacacacaacgTTCTAAAAAAACACCGTGATAAAGCATGTGCAGGGGTTAGTAATCACCAGAGTAGGCTGGTGTGCAAACATTGTAACTGGTACTCCTGAACTGATTAAGGTATTCAGTGCTTATGCACGCAATCATCACACAATTGGCCAAACTAGGCGAAGGAACTGAAGATAAGTGCAAAATGCACTACATAACCAGCCAATACAAATCTTCACTGACACTTGACTCGAAGGGTGTACAGTTACTTCACTTCGTAGCATGCATAATTTCACATAATGCTGAACGAAAGGTGCAGCGCATTGATGTCTATAACTTAATAAGACTCCGTATGACTCTCGGATATGTGCTGTCCATTGAGGTTTTCATGTTTAAAATTTAACTTGAATTACAAACTGTGAATAAATCGGTTCCCCTGATATACAGTGCACACCTGCGCTTGCACACGGAAACACACAGCCTGTTTTCAAATACACCGAATGACGCTATCAAGCATATCACATAGAAATAATAGATTCTGCGGATTGTTGTCATGCATGCATGCGACcaacacctacacacacacacacacacaaactcacacacacacacactctcacacacacacacacacacacatacacacacacataaactcacacacacactcacacacgcacacacacacacacacacaggaagacacacacagacacgcatgcgcactcacagacacacactgacacacacacacacacacacacacatacaaacacacacacacacacacacaaactcacacacacacacacacacacacacacacacacacacaggaagacacacacagacacacatacgcactcacagacacacactgacacacacacacacacaaacacacacacacaaacacaaacacacacacacaa
The sequence above is a segment of the Littorina saxatilis isolate snail1 linkage group LG3, US_GU_Lsax_2.0, whole genome shotgun sequence genome. Coding sequences within it:
- the LOC138961978 gene encoding uncharacterized protein, translated to MSKTEGKVLNPSLFPQKQCRLILIGKTGNGKSSTGNSILGKRAFRPQVGLNSGTQTGDLQVSWKDGMEIQVMDTPGLHDTEVGDKVISERITRSLFAVHPGPHAILLCLSCDARFNDEELKVFNALNKIFGERMKSYLILVFTKFDVFKEDRLAFEQQLSNSAHLRDVLAQVHNRYVLFDNREELSPYKKSNQVDQLLAKVQELVSKNGRHFEHDLAWELIKSMNVLKRIEMRKTPNPDIEVHAHTDLEHHAAQEPKAKHEWRGPRARKLQFNLVEVDTSSMSSSTGNLSQGNLDTMDGHVYSSQECEASQAPVNAPTSILRKTTAQNKPRVRFNSVVGEEEYQTRLTGLSGHSIDAEPLCPSKELKDAETNDNMPRSTENPVRNLPRRRLSWAPGDGIDFAKLPSKSIMQLKDSKQVANRLKQFEAIAKQAKQATLTSEDIASKFKMKPRRADSFTRSVSAENKDRPTLVGRVREPGDIGLRTTKYFYKREGDIRLEEQDWAQRKPSETPSSLATAHDQGLNDESTPPEPQKPQEQSERKVPEVPSYPPIPQARHTQDLRPEPNKPPDSPGRKVLETISDPLITQACDNRDLSTQLESRGPNDRFDRNPKGTVLTPAIAQDLKTRRINTRFETTESQDTPERESCKAEAADHGSFSPSEESQHETTPYSGQSEMSQQESPSSPQHSSNLGSLFQQFGFTRGAKQGYVPEIKLSERQQKMLEDRLKERIAQGTAGSNEEQVEQSLKERIAQGTAGLNQEQVEQSLKERIAQGTAGSNEEQVEQSLKERIAQGTAGLNQEQVEEIEKTTSIIDKAVEDGLNKFLLRNMNNCSLM